CCTCGAGAACCTTCCGTTACCATTGGGAAAAGGATGAATGAACACTAACCTATGATGTAATCTTACAGCGATCTCGCGTATGGAATACACATTGTGATCTTTCCAATAACAAACATCTCCAAACAGCTTTTTTAATTCCTGTGCGATATATACACTATGTACACCTATATTTGTCTGTGTTTTCCTGAATTCACCTGCCCATTTCCAAGTTTGATCAAACATCTTGTGATGAAGCTTTTGGGCAAATTCTAATAAATATATATCCTTCCTTTTTCGTCTAAAAAGCCACTGTTCTGCCTGTACAATATTAAATTGTTCCCATTCATTTAATTCATGTTGAGTTGTTAAATGTCTAGGTATTAGGTTATGAACCTCATCAGCATTTAAAGGAGTCGCCCCCTCTGGGTAATCAAATTTCATTGCCAAATGTCTTTTATATTATTTTTTAGTACTTCTTCTTTAAGAATTTCTTTTTGCTTTTTCTGCATATTATCAAGTACTTTCTGATCTTCGAGTAACATAGAATGAGATATAGAGTGCAATTGATTTGTAATATATTGTTCTGCTTGCTGATCTATTGCAGTTAATAAGTCTTTTTGCGGGACTAAAGCATATACTACTCTACAACCGAGCCCTTCTGCTACCTTCTCTAAAGTGCTTAATGTCA
The genomic region above belongs to Rickettsia helvetica and contains:
- a CDS encoding mobile mystery protein B, coding for MKFDYPEGATPLNADEVHNLIPRHLTTQHELNEWEQFNIVQAEQWLFRRKRKDIYLLEFAQKLHHKMFDQTWKWAGEFRKTQTNIGVHSVYIAQELKKLFGDVCYWKDHNVYSIREIAVRLHHRLVFIHPFPNGNGRFSRLFADFVAISNNQPRFGWGKGSLTQDGVVRKLYIEALKEADNFDYKKLIEFADS
- a CDS encoding mobile mystery protein A, producing MKWSFRKLMCEQLKQQLKPFDNITIPAEGWIKTIRQAMGMTALQLAKRSNLSRPRILRIEKDETLKHVTLSTLEKVAEGLGCRVVYALVPQKDLLTAIDQQAEQYITNQLHSISHSMLLEDQKVLDNMQKKQKEILKEEVLKNNIKDIWQ